CGCATCGCAGGTGCGTGACGTCATCATCGTCGGTTCAGGCCCCGCCGGTTACACAGCCGCCGTTTACACCGCCCGCGCCAACATGAAGCCTCTGCTCATTGCCGGCTCCGTCACTGCTGGTGGCGAGTTGATGAACACCACGGACGTCGAAAACTACCCGGGGTTCCCCGACGGCATCATGGGTCCAGATCTCATGGAAAACTTCGAGAAACAGGCAGCCCGCTTCGGCACAGAGATTGTCTTCGAGGATGTCACCGAACTGAATCTCGACGGCGACATCAAGTCGGTCACCATCGGCACGGGGGAGACCTTCCAGGCGAAGGCCATCATCCTGTCCACCGGTTCGGCCTACCGCGAGCTTGGACTTAAGAACGAAAAGCGCTTGTCGGGCCACGGTGTTAGCTGGTGCGCAACCTGCGACGGTTTCTTCTTCAAGGATCAGGACATCGCCGTCATTGGTGGTGGCGACTCCGCCATGGAAGAAGCTCTCTTCCTTACCAAGTTCGCCAAGTCCGTAACGGTGGTCCACCGTCGCGACACCCTCAAGGCTTCCAAGATCATGGGCGACCGCGCCCAGGCGCACGAGAAAATCAACTTCATTTGGAACACTGCTGTTGAGGACGTTCTCGGCGATGACAAGGTCACGGGCCTCAAGCTCAAGAACCTGGTTGACGGTACCGAATCTGAACTCGACGTCACCGGCGTCTTCGTGGCGATCGGCAACGATCCCCGCACGGAACTCGTGAAGGGCAAAGTCGATCTGACCCCCGAAGGAACGATTGCCGTAGAGGGCCGGACTTCCCGTACCAACATCAAGGGTGTGTTCGCCGCAGGCGACGTCATTGATCCCACCTACCGCCAGGCCATCACGGCCTCGGGTTCCGGTTGCGTGGCTGCCCTCGATGTGGAGCACTACCTCGCAGACCTGCATTCCTGAGCTTCACCAGACCAGCAACCATACGAAGGGAAAAGTTATGAGCAACGCTAAAGACGTAACTGACGCAAGCTTCAGCACGGACGTCCTGGCTTCCGAGAAGCCGGTCATCGTGGACTTCTGGGCAGAGTGGTGCGGACCCTGCCGCAAGCTCGGCCCGATCCTCGACGAGATCTCCGTTGAATACGGCGAGAAGGTTGACGTCGTGAAACTCAACGTCGACGACAACCCTGCCATCGCGGCCGAGTACGGCATCACGTCCATTCCGGCTGTGTACCTCTTCAGCGGGGGAGAAGTGAAGAGCACGGTCATCGGCGCCAAGCCAAAGCAGTTCTTCGAAAAGGAATTCGCAGACGTCTTGTCCTAGGTTCTCCTTAGTTAGTCAGTGAAAAGCCGGCGGCTGTCCCTCCTGAAGGAGTGGGAGTCGCCGGTTTTTTGCATTTGGCGAATTTGCACCCCCTAGAGTTTGTTTCTATCGGTGTGATTGCGCCAAAGGCCCTGTGCGTCCGCCGAACTCCTCAATGCGTGCTCTCCTTACCTGGGGTAGGCAAACACGCACCCTCTCTCACATCCCCACCCCTCCCGCCGGATCCTCTCTCAGATCCCCACCCCTCCCGCCGGATCCTCTCTCACATCCCCACCCCTCCCGCCGGATCCTCTCTCAGATCCTGAAGTGCTCTGCAGACAGGGCCGTGGAGAATTTTGGCCTGCCTAGCGATCACCACTGATTGGGCGCCTATCTCGGGCCATGTTCAACCGGATACAGCAAACAGCAGCGCCGGCGCGGTATACGCATACTCGTTCTCAGTCCGCCGGGGAAGTTGCGATCGTTGCAGGGCATCAATCGTGCCGCTCCGACATCATCTGATGCCAATGTCTGGGTTCGCCGAATAGTTTCACCAACACCGATAGGTTTCCGGTGGTAAATTGTCGAACAAGCCCCGACATGACCCTCCGGATCGACAGCATCATTTGGATCTGCAACTTCGCAACCGCCTGACTCTTGATAACACACGGCTCTCAGCCTCAATGCCCTTACCTGTCAGGTCAAGCAACACCCAGGAGTCTCAAGCCGCCTAGTAGGGGACATGCACAGTTCTTTCCCTCTATTCCCCTTCGTGTCGTTCGCTCCGCAGTGGAGGGATGCGGTCAAGATTCCAAGCTCACTAGTTCATGCGGCTCACGTTCTCTGGAGCATCCCGGACGCAAACAGGTGCATTTCTGGTCGCTGAGCTCCTCCGGTCAACGACGGGGCGCTCGAGATGTTTCACGTGAAACGGCTTCGCTTCGGCCCAACTTCGGAGCCTCAAACCACCCGGCGCCGGCTACAAATTCGGACAACACACTGCTGCCCTGCTCACATCGAGGGAGTCTCGCGGTGTTTCACGTGAAACATCTCCGTGCAGTGGTGAAAAATGTTCACCTAGGGAGACAAACACGCTGTGAAGCCAAGGAGAAGGACTGTTGCAGGAAACATAGGCCAGCGACCACTCGGGAGCATCACAAATAGCAATGACGCAGGGGTCGGCAACCGAGGGTACGCTCCACTTGACCTTAGTGAGTTCCCAGCCTTGCTCGTTTGCCCCCTTGCTGCTGTCCCAACCAATGCAATAGACGACTGCGATGACCGGCTTCATGAGAGTACCCGCTTCGAGAATCTGCCACGGAACGACTCAATGCAAGCGCAGCAATCTCTCGCGAACATCGTCTGAGCTGTTGTCCGTTTCAATACGCGTCCCCTGGCGGACCTAGCTAATTGTGCTCCGCCTGTAAGGAACACACCGGAAGCTATCGGCATACGCCTGAGAACGGTCATCACGCTCCAATACGGTCCGCTCTACGGTCCGACCGCCCAATAGTTCACTCCAACCTTGATCATGGATCTTAGGGCAGTGCGAAACGCTCCCTCGACTCGCTAGGCCCTGGAGGAGTCAAAAGAACCCCCTGCCGTCTTCCTGGGGACTAGAACTGGTGTGGAATTCGACTTAAGGTGGAGCGGTATTTCAACGCTCGTGTCCAATGCGCGAATTCCTTCGTCGGAGTTCAATGCGTAACGGGCATTCGACCCCAGGCTGCATTTGGCAGCTGAAGGACACAGCTCGGTGTGGGGCGCGGCTCGACTCGTCTGGCATTGAGAACTACACGATTGTTCCATGGAGCCGGCAGGCGGACCCCAACCTATTCAGAGCAACGAGCTCTCCAGTCTTGGACATCCGTTTCACGTGAAACATCTTGACTGGCACCTGGCAACTCCATTGTTGTCCGAACGGCTCCTGCGCCTATGTGCAAAGAAGGCATTCTGCGTGCAGGTGACACCAGTGAAGCCGTACATACTCCCACACAGCCCAGACGGGGCGGTTGAAACCAAGTGCGGCTCGGGCCCGCGTACGGGACAGTGGGACTTCATTACTGCGGCGCGCAGACGTCCAGGAGTACCGACTCGCGCTTTCCTGAGCCCATGCCCGGCAATAGCAAGAACCTCATCTGGCCTGGCCATGGAAGCATGACCTACAAGTCGAGAGTTCTTCCTGCGACGTGCGTGGGCGGCCAGCTTTCTACTGCGCTCGAGATGACTCCTTCCACCTACCGTCGACGCACCTTGGGAAAATGAAGGAGCGGCAGCTTCGTGGAGAACTTGCCGCCACCGGAATGTCCTATCAACTGTCTAGCCGGGAACCACCCAGCACTCGATCACGCTCGACGGCAAGAGATTGATATCGGAACCCAAGCCTTCCAAGGAAGTGCTCTGCGGGGAAACCCCAGGCGATGCGAATGTTTCACGTGAAACACAGCAGTGGTACTGAGCCACCATGGTAAGTAACCTGACCGTCTCGCTGTACGTTCACAAGATGGATGGGCCCCCTGCAGAAGACTTCTTGGGCGGAAGGCAGTCTACTCCGACAGAAGCCTTGCAATCTCAAGGACGACGCCGCCGACCATACCGTCCGCAAACGCCACTTACGTTAGCGCCGAGTAGGGACGACCACAGGGTGGCCGTTGAGTCGTACACGATGCGCTCCTCGTCCCGACTATTTGGGAAAAGCGTGCAGCAACTTGCAGTACGCTGCTACCGTTGCCCGGCCAGTGATTGCCCCAGAAGGACAGTTAGAAATTTTCGGCGTAGAGCTCGACCCTGTCCCTCAGGACGAAACATCCGATCAAAGAAGCCGGAGTCGGAGTCGAAACCTGGCTCTGACCGGCCCTCAGTACCTTCCTGCATGAACCGCGGTTCACCGGCGAACCTAATACACCGCGGTGACGAGTCCCAGGCGGCGTTGGGCATTGAACATGCTGTTGCCCTTGCGCGGCACTCGACTTCGCAGTTCTGGACTAGACGCTGGCTAATCGAGGGTCACACCAATCTAAGCTTTCCCGGGAAGCCAGCAGTGGCACGCAGACCCGGAGACTGGCTCACGTTATTCACAAAGTTATCCACAGGCTTATCCACCGGCCAGTTGGCCTTCCACATATCGATTCCACAGCTCTTCATAGTGCTGATCTTCGCCTCCCTGATTCATCTCCGTCTGACTACTCCGGATCTGCTGAGGGTCTCCGTGTCGCCTTCGGTTCGCGTACGCGCCAAATTCCCGCAAATCAAAGCCTTTCGGGATCATGTGACATGAAATACACCCCTTTCCCTTGCGGAGCGTTTCACGTGAAACATGCGTCGAAACCTCCAGGAAGGATCGCGGTGCACGCTTCTCCTACTTTGAGCAACTTGGACACTTCCGGAAACGGGCACTCCTCAGCGAGGGGCAGACTTATCCCCAAAGTTATCCACAGGCTTATCCACCGCCCAACTAAGGTGTAGTCCCATGCATCTCGATGTCAGCTTCCGCCCACCGCGTATGCAGTTAACAGTGCATGCTGTTTCACGTGAAACAGACACTGTCTGCCGTTCGTCCTAGACGTGTGTCCGGCATGTCCTTTCAGGAGGCCATCCACAAAGCCGGGTGACTGGTCGGCCGAGCCAGACATCTAGCGAGGTCGGCGATTACCATGACGGAATATCAGGGCAAACGTACAACATCAGATCTATCAGGCAGCCAATGTCAAATCCATTCAATTCCCAACAGACCAGCCGTGATGCCTCGCTCACCCACGAGGTTCAGTGGTATGTGTAACTGCCCCTGGATAGTTGGTGTGGGTGGCGCACCCAGCAAGGGCTGTGGGTCGCACGACGGAACTCATCGCTGCTGAGCGCCAGGATGCGATGACGTCGCTGTCTTCCAACGTGGCACCGCGTCTCAAGGTCGACGGCCACTTGGTACAAGTCGCATGGTCCGCATAGGCCGTTGCCACTGTGTACGAAGAATTTGGGCGTGCGAAGATCTTGGATGGGCGAAAAGCTTAGGTAGTCGATGAGCTCAGATGCACATCGTGACGACCCTCGACACTCAGTGGCTACTGTGGGAAGTTCACGGATTATGGCTGGACAGGCATCTGCGTCGAGGAGCGCAAACGGGGGGAGGCTTCTCCCTGACGAAGCCTAAGACCTCTTGTCCCAGTTGTCCTTCCGGCCACATTGAACATTGGCGTTCTCCTCAGTTCAAGGTCCGCAGAATCGGCGGTCCATCTGCGTCGTCAGTTCGCTGGGCCAAGACGATAAAGGGTGGCGGCAATGCCTCGGCCTGTGTTGTGCCGGCCCCAGGGCGTTGGCAGGAGGGAAAAAGGAGGTCATTTGTGGCGTGGGCGCCAGTGTCGTGAAGACTTCATAGATGTACGCGACAACTGGAACGCCCAGCTCAGACCCCTCGAGCGCGCTACACGAGAACGTTCAGTTTACGATGCTCGAACCGATCGAACACCACCAGACATTGGGACAATGGTCTATCGGACTCAAGATGCCGCCACTAAGCCGTTGCATCTCACGCCGGTCCGTCGCTCCCGTACCCACAACCAACAAGCACCGCTAGGACGTACGTCCGGCCCTGGCATGGCCGGCCCGTTACATAGGCCCGGATCTAGCTCCCACATCCAAAGCCCGACTGACTTCCCTTCCTGGTATGGCGCTCGTTGGAGTGATGGGGAGTACGACGCTTGATGCTCGTCGGCAGACCCTAGTGGGAGTTCGCGCTACACCATCACGAATTACAGGACTGTAATTCGGTCTTTGCCTAGTCGCACTCTCCGTATCCGACAGTCGATGCTCTGCCCCTTCGGCCCAGTTGAGACAACTGGGCGTTTCACGTGAAACAATCGATGTCCCTTCCTTTCGGTCGCGAGGCTGCTACGCACATCGCAGTGTTTCACGTGAAACAAGGACCGGCAACCATGACCAGCGGGCCATGCGGCCCCAAGCGAGGATCGGAAAGAGACCGAACCACGAGACAGGGCTGCAAAATGCCAAAGTAGTGCATTCAGTTGCTCGGAGACATGAGCTCAATCTCATTCCAACGAGCTCCAGACCACGGACCGTATCTACACCTCCGCGCCAGAAGCACGATCGCTCTAGACCTTCTCCCGGTCGTGCCGGGATGGAGGACCCAACGTCCCACGCCACAGTAAAATCGTTTACTTTCCTTTAGCGCGGAGCGGGCTAGTTCAAGAACCTCTTCCCACCAGGAAGAAGTCCAGCCATACAAATCGGAACCAGGCGTAATACGTACCGCGCGGGGCGAAGGCTGTTCGAGGGTATGCGACGTTCCAGTTTCACGTGAAACATCCCTCATCATCAGGCAGTCAGGTGCTGCGGGATGCGGCGTCCTTTCAAAAGCCGCTGGAAAACAGCTTCGGTACCGGCCTCGAATGTTTTGGAGATGTGCCTCCACGCGGATTCCGGCTCCAGTAGCTTGGAGGCCAAAACGAGGCCTTAAACGCTGCTGGTCAATGCGCAGATATGCTCATGAACGGAACCCATCGAACACGGACTCCCTTCTCCGTTGCCGCGCAGGAGCGATTGCGGCTCGTGCGCGGCAGACTTGCCGGAGCAAGAAGAGATGTGTCCTCTTATCCACAACGTCGAACGCTATAAAAAGCCCAGAGAAAAATGGCATCCTGAAGCGTTGGGAATACATAGTTTCACGTGAAACCACGCACTCGGAAGGGCAGCCCGCCTACCGATACCTAACAACTTCGCATTGAGAAGGACAAGGCGCTTCGGAACACAAAGCTCCAGGGCACAAAAATGGGGTCTGCCCACATGGCAAACCCCATTCAGTTGGTCGGGAAAACTAGTCTTCAGAGCCCGGTCCCAAAACATCCATGATGCGGTTGAGATCCTCTACGCTCGCGAATTCGATGCTAACGCGGCCCTTGCGAGCACCCAACGTGATCTTCACGTTCGTATCCAAGCGGTCGGAAAGCGAGGACGCCAGGTAGTCCAGGCGCTCGTGCCTCGCGTTGGGCTTGGGAATAGCACTCTTGGCTGGCGCGGTGGGGTCCTGGTACAGAGCTACGGCTTCTTCAGTGGCCCGGACAGACATACCTTCAGCAACGATCTTCTGTGCAAGACGCTCCATGGCGGCCGCGTCAGGCAACGCCAAGAGAGCACGGGCGTGGCCGGCTGACAAGACACTGGCTGCCACACGGCGCTGCACCAACGGCGGAAGCTTCAAAAGTCGCAGCGTATTGGATACCTGAGGACGGGAGCGACCGATGCGGTCGGCCAGTTGCTCATGGGTAGTTCCGAAGTCTTCCAAGAGCTGCTGGTAGGCGGCTGCCTCTTCCAACGGGTTCAACTGGCTACGGTGCAGGTTCTCCAGCAACGCGTCTCGAAGAAGGTCGTCGTCAGTGGTGTCACGAACGATCGCCGGGATTGTTTCCAGCCCAGCGGCCTGAACTGCACGCCAACGGCGCTCACCCATGACCAGTTCGTACGGTTCTCCACCTTTTTCGGTTGAAGTACGTACAACAATTGGCTGGAGGACACCGATTTCCTTGACGGAGTGCACCAGCTCGGCCATGTCGTCTTCATCGAAGACAGATCGAGGCTGCTTACGGTTGGGATGAATGTCCGTCACCGGTATTTCAGCGAACCTCGCTCCTGGAACCTCAACCAACTCCACCTCGGGCGGAGTAGCTGCAGTGCGAGCAGCAGGGGCGGAAGACGCCGTCGAACTCGTCTCCGCACCACTCGTCTTCACCGAAGCAGACGAAGAGCGCTTTGTAGCTGCCTTGGACGCGGCTGGCTTCGCCTCGCCGGACTGGGATGCTTCCTTCGCAGCGCCAGCACGCGAACCGTCAGATCCACTCGACGTCCCTGACTCGGCCGTAGGTGCAGGAGCCGTAGCATCGGTCACTTCCACCGGCTCCGCTGTCTTACGGGCTTCCGGAAAGAACAGATCCACTGGGCGGGACGGCGCTGCGCCGTTTCCCTGGGCAGCCGCGGGCGAGCTAGGAATGAGAGCCCCAAGACCCCTGCCGAGGCCCCTTCGCTTTTCGCTCATTGATTCATCCCTCCGATGGAATAGCCGAGTGCGGACCCGCCCAGGCTGTTGCAGTGTTTCAAGAATTCTAGCGTTCAGCGATTTCGGCAGCGGCTTCCATGTAGGACAACGCGCCGCTCGATGAAGGATCATAGGTCATGACAGTCTGTTGGTAGCTCGGCGCTTCAGAGATACGTACCGAGCGGGGGACCACGGCGCTCAGAACCTGCTCGGGGAAATGTTGGCGGACCTCAGACGCAACCTGTGCTGCGAGGTTGGTTCGGCCGTCATACATGGTCAGGAGAATAGTCGAAACCACCAGGTCAGCGTTGAGGTGCTTCTGGATCATCTCAATATTCTTCAGGAGTTGGCTCAAGCCCTCCAGGGCGTAGTACTCGCACTGGATGGGAATGAGAACTTCGCTGGCGGCGCAGAATGCATTGACAGTCAACAGACCCAGGCTGGGTGGGCAGTCGATAAAGATGAAGTCCAAACGTCCCTCACCGTTTTTCTCCCGCTCTTTTGAGTAGACGTCTATGGCGCGGCGAAGCCTCTGTTCACGAGCCACCAATGAAACCAACTCGATTTCCGCGCCGGCCAGGTGGATCGTCGCTGGGGCGCAGATGAGGTTGGGAATGTCAGGGCACGGAGCCACTACATCTTTCAGCGGAAGGTCGTTGATCAGGACGTCGTAGATGCTGTCCACATCTGCGTGGTGCTCAATGCCCAAAGCTGTAGAGGCATTTCCCTGGGGATCAATGTCAATGACCAGGACGTTGAGTCCTGCAGATGCCAGAGCAGCGGCAATGTTGACGGTGGTAGTCGTCTTGCCAACGCCACCCTTCTGATTGGAGACCGTGAAAATCCGGGTCCGATCAGGTTTAGGGAGTTCACGTCCAATCAGCCGCTCGCGTCGGCGTGTTTCGTTGGCCAGTTGGCGAGCGATAGGGCTCGAATCATCGATGGAGTCCATCACGTTGTGAACCTCATCCGTCAGCGTTTCACGTGAAACGGCAGCATTATCAACTGAATTCGTTCGCACAATAGCGGATTGAAGTGACGCCGAGGGTGTGGCCATGGCCCGCGCGGACCCCAGGGACATAAAGGGGGGGATCCGTTGCGTGGAGGTTTCGCTACTGCCCACTGGTCACACTCTCACTCTCATTCGGCGCTTGCTGCCGTTCTCTAGCCTAACTGCTCAGCCGCCGACACGCGGGAAACCGGGCGGTGACTAACCCGTCTTTCCGGGCTTGTTGACGATGATCCTCACCACGGTGGTGGGTTCCTCCAAAAGCTCCTGTCCACAAACCACAACGGACGTTTCCACGCCGCCAAGTTTACGGATGACCTTCTTGGCCTTCTCAATTTCTTCGGCAGCGCTGCGACCCTTGATCGCGACAACCTCCCCCTTGCCATTCAGCAGGGGGATAGTAAGCCCAGCCAGGTTGGAAAGAGCGGAAACTGCCCGTGCCGTAACGACGTCCGCATCCACCAATCCCACAGCCAGTTCAGCGCGGGTTCGCATGATGGTCACATTGTCCAGGCCGAGGTCGTCCACGACTTCCTGAAGCCAGATGACTCGACGCTCCAGAGGTTCAATCAGGGTCAGTTCAAGGTCTGGGCGGGCAATTGCAAGGCACAGGCCAGGAAGCCCGGCACCGGATCCGACGTCTGCCACGTGGCTGTCCATGGCAATGGCTGACTCGATGACTGCACAGTTCAGGACGTGGCGGCTCCACAAGCGCGGGACCTCACGAGGACCGATCAGCCCACGTTCAGTTCCGGACGTGGCCAGATGTTCTACATAGCGCTTGGCGAGATCCAGGCGGTCCCCAAAGATCTTCTCTGCTGCCTGCAGTTCAGTTGCCGTAATTTCAACCATGAGCCGCTAGTCAGCCGAGACCACGATGTGGCGGCCAGCGCCCTCGCCCTCGGATTCGGAGACGAATCCGAGATCAGCGACGGCATCGTGAACGATCTTGCGCTCATAGGCGCTCATTGGCTCCAGTGCAACGGTCCCGCCGGATTCCTTGACCTTGGCAACGGCGTCCTCGGCGATCTGCTGAAGTACGCCGGCACGTTCCTTGCGGTAACCGTTGATGTCCAATACCAAGCGGGACCGGCTTTCAGTCGCCGAAAGAACGGACAGACGAGTCAGTTCCTGCAGGGCTTCGAGGACTTCGCCGTCCCGACCTACCAGGCTGTCCAGGGCAGTGGACTCTTCGTCAGTTCCGATGGAGATGTAGGTACGGCCGTTCCGGACCTCAATGTCAATGTCGCCATCAATGTCAGCGATATCAAGAAGTTCCTCGAGGTAGTCGGCAGCAATGTCGCCTTCCTCTTCGAGGCGGCTGGCCGTCTTGGACAGCGACTCTTCCTGCGTGTCGTCCTGCTCCTCAGTCTCGGCGGCAGTTACATCTTCAGTGCTCTCAGCAGACATTACTTCTTCTTCCTGTTCTTACGTTGTGGCTGGACGCGCTGGGCCCTGATTTCGGCCGCAGCGGCAGCCGCGGCAGCCTCGGCGTCGTCGTCGTCCTTCTTCTTGCCACCCAGCAGCGGCGGCAGGCCCTTCGCGGCGCGGCGCTCTTCCAGTGCCCTGGCGGCAGGCGAGCCCGGGGTGGGCATGCGGCGGATAACGAAGAATTGCTGACCCATGGTCCAGAGGTTGGTGGTGGTCCAGTAGATCAGGACACCGATGGGGAAGTTGATACCACCGATACCGAACACGAGCGGCAGGATGTAGAGCATCATCTTCTGCTGGCGCATGAACGGGCTGGCCAAAGCTTCTTCGGACATGTTCTTGGCCATGATCTGCTTCTGCGTGATGAACTGCGAGGCTGTCATGGCGAGGATCATGATGATCGAGAGGGTCCAGACCGCTACTTCCGTGCCAGGTACCCCACCGTGGAGCAACGATGCGGACAGCGGCGCACCAAAGATGCTCGACTGATCGAACTCGATAACCTGTTCGTGGCTCAGCGCACCAATGCCTTCACCAGCGTTCTTGGCAGTCGAAATACCAGACAGCACCTGGAACAGGGCGAAGAAGAACGGCATCTGGATCAGCATGGGCAAACATGCGGAGAACGGGTTGGTGCCGTGCTTCTTGTACAGGGCCATCTGCTCTTGCGCCATGGCCTGGCGGGAGAGCTGATCGGTCTTGCCCTTGTATTTGGTCTGCAGCTTCTTCAAGTCGGGCTGCAGCAGCTGCATGCCGCGCTGCGCCTTGATCTGCTTGACGAAGACGGGAATCAGGGCGGCACGGATCACCAGCACGAGCCCGATGATGGAGAAGGTCCACGTCCAGCCGTTGGCGGCGGGCATGCCAAGGAAGCTCAACCCGTCATGGAAGCCAACCATGATGACTGACACCAGCCACTTGAACGGAAACATGATCGTTCCAAAGAAGTCCATACGATATCCCTATTCGTTAGGCCGCAGTGCGGCCTTCTTCATCAGCCTGAACAACCAGGAACTGGTCCGGGTTGTTCAGTACAACAATTGTGGGCGTCTGGCCATCGGGCCAATGACGATGGCCGGCGGGGACATGGTCCACTCCACCGGCATTCCAAGGATGGCATTTGGCGAGCCTCTTGGCTGCGAGCCAGCTACCCTTTACGGCGCCGTGCACAGTCACCGCTTCCAGGGCATATGCCGAGCAGGACGGAAAGAACCGGCAAACCTGGCCGTACAGGGGCGAGATGACCTTGCGGTATGTCTTCAGCAGGAGAATCAGGATATTTCGGGGCAGGTCCCACATGAACTTGCCAACCGCTGCCAACAGGCTCCCATGGGGAATCTTGCCAGCGGGGTCACCAAAACCAGAGGGGTCGCCTGAGGAAGGAACGACGGCGGTGCTTATGTCATGCACGCGGTGTCCCTTCCCTTGTGGTGCCGTTGTGGTCTGGCGAAGCGCTGCGTGGAACGGATCCACCCAGTCGCTTCGTCGTCACTGCCAATGCGGCGTTGTAGTCCGAGAGCAGTTGCTCCCAGCTGGCAGATGCAGCTGCGGGCAACGCCCGGACCACGACCGCCAGGCCCGTTCCATGCGTGTGCAAGGACAGTGCGCCTGCTTCTCTCAGTCTCCTCTTAACGAGGTTCCTGGTCACGGCGTTCCCGACGGCTTTGGAGACAATGAAGCCGATTCGACTCGGCTCCGCGGCCCCGATAGGGGCCGTATATAACACTAAGTTCCGGCGTCCATTGCGGACGCCGGAACGTACAGTTGTTGAAAAGTCGGTAGACGTCCGCAGACGGTTAGGGGTGGCTAGCACCGTCGAACCCGCAAAAAGACCCTTACCGACAAGTCAGTTATTTACGCCGACAGTTCGACGCGGCCCTTGCCGCGACGTGCAGCCAGGATGGCGCGGCCGGCACGGGTGCGCATACGAAGGCGGAAGCCGTGCTTCTTGGCCCGACGGCGGTTATTCGGCTGAAAAGTCCGCTTGCTCACGTTAGTTACTCCAGTGGATCAAAGGTGCGCCCACCCGATCAAAAGGGGAAGAACTGGCCGACGCTAAGTTTTGTATGTGCCTGCCGCCGTTGCCTGCCGCACGATAAACGTACGTCGATGCAACTGATCACAAAAGCGGACACAAAGGACTTCACAACGTTAGGGCAAAAAGGCACCCCCAGTCAAACCGGGAGCCATTCCTGCAGCTATCCACAGCTGTGCCAAAGGATGCTGCACAGCCTGTGGATGAAGTGGCTCACAAGGCCGAAATCAGAACCACAACGGTGTAATTATCCACAAGCAACTTCCCAGCTATCTTCTAGCGATTCCATCCCCTAGAGTGGCTCAGTAGCCCATTGTCCACCCGCTGTGCATAACTCTGTGGATTAACCCCGGAAACATCGCCAGTCGGAGACACTTCGGCTGCCAGCGACGCCGGCAAGCAAGTATTTAGGAACTGATTG
This genomic stretch from Micrococcaceae bacterium Sec5.1 harbors:
- the trxB gene encoding thioredoxin-disulfide reductase — protein: MSIAENSASQVRDVIIVGSGPAGYTAAVYTARANMKPLLIAGSVTAGGELMNTTDVENYPGFPDGIMGPDLMENFEKQAARFGTEIVFEDVTELNLDGDIKSVTIGTGETFQAKAIILSTGSAYRELGLKNEKRLSGHGVSWCATCDGFFFKDQDIAVIGGGDSAMEEALFLTKFAKSVTVVHRRDTLKASKIMGDRAQAHEKINFIWNTAVEDVLGDDKVTGLKLKNLVDGTESELDVTGVFVAIGNDPRTELVKGKVDLTPEGTIAVEGRTSRTNIKGVFAAGDVIDPTYRQAITASGSGCVAALDVEHYLADLHS
- the trxA gene encoding thioredoxin — translated: MSNAKDVTDASFSTDVLASEKPVIVDFWAEWCGPCRKLGPILDEISVEYGEKVDVVKLNVDDNPAIAAEYGITSIPAVYLFSGGEVKSTVIGAKPKQFFEKEFADVLS
- a CDS encoding ParB/RepB/Spo0J family partition protein: MSEKRRGLGRGLGALIPSSPAAAQGNGAAPSRPVDLFFPEARKTAEPVEVTDATAPAPTAESGTSSGSDGSRAGAAKEASQSGEAKPAASKAATKRSSSASVKTSGAETSSTASSAPAARTAATPPEVELVEVPGARFAEIPVTDIHPNRKQPRSVFDEDDMAELVHSVKEIGVLQPIVVRTSTEKGGEPYELVMGERRWRAVQAAGLETIPAIVRDTTDDDLLRDALLENLHRSQLNPLEEAAAYQQLLEDFGTTHEQLADRIGRSRPQVSNTLRLLKLPPLVQRRVAASVLSAGHARALLALPDAAAMERLAQKIVAEGMSVRATEEAVALYQDPTAPAKSAIPKPNARHERLDYLASSLSDRLDTNVKITLGARKGRVSIEFASVEDLNRIMDVLGPGSED
- a CDS encoding ParA family protein, which codes for MGSSETSTQRIPPFMSLGSARAMATPSASLQSAIVRTNSVDNAAVSRETLTDEVHNVMDSIDDSSPIARQLANETRRRERLIGRELPKPDRTRIFTVSNQKGGVGKTTTTVNIAAALASAGLNVLVIDIDPQGNASTALGIEHHADVDSIYDVLINDLPLKDVVAPCPDIPNLICAPATIHLAGAEIELVSLVAREQRLRRAIDVYSKEREKNGEGRLDFIFIDCPPSLGLLTVNAFCAASEVLIPIQCEYYALEGLSQLLKNIEMIQKHLNADLVVSTILLTMYDGRTNLAAQVASEVRQHFPEQVLSAVVPRSVRISEAPSYQQTVMTYDPSSSGALSYMEAAAEIAER
- the rsmG gene encoding 16S rRNA (guanine(527)-N(7))-methyltransferase RsmG produces the protein MVEITATELQAAEKIFGDRLDLAKRYVEHLATSGTERGLIGPREVPRLWSRHVLNCAVIESAIAMDSHVADVGSGAGLPGLCLAIARPDLELTLIEPLERRVIWLQEVVDDLGLDNVTIMRTRAELAVGLVDADVVTARAVSALSNLAGLTIPLLNGKGEVVAIKGRSAAEEIEKAKKVIRKLGGVETSVVVCGQELLEEPTTVVRIIVNKPGKTG
- a CDS encoding R3H domain-containing nucleic acid-binding protein; the protein is MSAESTEDVTAAETEEQDDTQEESLSKTASRLEEEGDIAADYLEELLDIADIDGDIDIEVRNGRTYISIGTDEESTALDSLVGRDGEVLEALQELTRLSVLSATESRSRLVLDINGYRKERAGVLQQIAEDAVAKVKESGGTVALEPMSAYERKIVHDAVADLGFVSESEGEGAGRHIVVSAD
- the yidC gene encoding membrane protein insertase YidC yields the protein MDFFGTIMFPFKWLVSVIMVGFHDGLSFLGMPAANGWTWTFSIIGLVLVIRAALIPVFVKQIKAQRGMQLLQPDLKKLQTKYKGKTDQLSRQAMAQEQMALYKKHGTNPFSACLPMLIQMPFFFALFQVLSGISTAKNAGEGIGALSHEQVIEFDQSSIFGAPLSASLLHGGVPGTEVAVWTLSIIMILAMTASQFITQKQIMAKNMSEEALASPFMRQQKMMLYILPLVFGIGGINFPIGVLIYWTTTNLWTMGQQFFVIRRMPTPGSPAARALEERRAAKGLPPLLGGKKKDDDDAEAAAAAAAAEIRAQRVQPQRKNRKKK
- the yidD gene encoding membrane protein insertion efficiency factor YidD, which gives rise to MWDLPRNILILLLKTYRKVISPLYGQVCRFFPSCSAYALEAVTVHGAVKGSWLAAKRLAKCHPWNAGGVDHVPAGHRHWPDGQTPTIVVLNNPDQFLVVQADEEGRTAA
- the rnpA gene encoding ribonuclease P protein component; translated protein: MLATPNRLRTSTDFSTTVRSGVRNGRRNLVLYTAPIGAAEPSRIGFIVSKAVGNAVTRNLVKRRLREAGALSLHTHGTGLAVVVRALPAAASASWEQLLSDYNAALAVTTKRLGGSVPRSASPDHNGTTREGTPRA
- the rpmH gene encoding 50S ribosomal protein L34 yields the protein MSKRTFQPNNRRRAKKHGFRLRMRTRAGRAILAARRGKGRVELSA